From the Triticum urartu cultivar G1812 chromosome 4, Tu2.1, whole genome shotgun sequence genome, the window GCGAAAAAGCGGGAGCCTACTAACTTCGTAAGGAGGAAAAGAAACTTCACTactaaagcagcagcagcagcaatgcATCCAGCATTTCCTGGAACCTAAAGGCCTCTCCATTAAAAATTCAGGTAATGAAGCCACTTAAAATGCGGTGCAATTTTTTTAAAGGCCGAAGGCACATATTAAGTAGCCAGACCCTTGAAAAACACACTTACAGACCCGCAAAAAGTAACACTTACAGAAATTGAAAAGTAGGAACCAACAGTGCTAACATGGTGGTTACGAGGTCACTGGTATTCCTAGCACACCAACAAAGATCAAACGATATAGGTTTGACGCTTTGATGTCTCGTGAATACGGATTATCCTTTCAATGAAAGGTGACGTTTTCATCGATAGCGTGACGCTCGTGGTGGCTTCGTCAATCTTCAAGCTCTGCAAATTAGACCCGGTCTTCAATAGGCTTGTGTGAGTGTGCATCTACGATGTAATCGGTGTTGCTAAAAAAAGATTGAAAATTACATCCAAAGCCTTGAGGGGGGtgtcaaagtcttcttcctcctatatCTACAGGCGCGTCCCGTGAGCAAAGTGTTACCGCAACTCACTCTCCATGGTAGTGGAGGAAACTTGGTTAAACCCAGTAGCATGTAGAAGCACCATCCGAAAAGTCATCCATGTAGACCTGAAGTCATCGGAAATGTGCAGGTCGAGGAAACATCACCTTTAAAGGGCTATATTTATAGTAGTAGGCCCACTTCACCAAGCTCTACCATTGTTCAGCCCAATCATAGTAAAAATCTAAGTTTGACCGGGAAAGAAGTGTTGATCACGTCTCTATGTCATGTTTTAAGCTTCCTAGAGGTTTGTTTGAACACCTTAATATGATGACCAGAAAATTTGGGTGGAGGAGCAAGCAAGGACAACGTAAACCTAGTTGGGATTCCTGCGAAGCAATGACTCAACCTATGGCtattgttggggggggggggtcggctTCAAGGACTTCGACCTTTTTAACATGCCCTTGCAAACCATGAAAGCACGATGCGTCCTGCACTCAAGGTCGGTCCGCTAGGTTATCGACGGGCTGAGGAAGAAAGTAAAATATTGGCCCCGATTATATAAACATGGAAATGATAATCAATATATATTACCAACAACCACTTAAAGTCGAGAGGCTCTAGCACTAGCGGAAGATTTGTCTCTCCAGAAGATGATCAATGCGTCATAATCTAACCAAATTGTTGAAAATATTTCTCAGTAGGAACATATTATTCAATCGTAAAGGTGATAATAGCTCGAAAGTCAGGGTTCATCGATTGCGCCTATAGTTTTGAAGGAGATTCTACCTTTGAAACTCACACCCTAGCTAAGTTTTCTCATCTTTGGATCAAGGACACCATGTTTGGCTAGGCCAAACTCATGATCACATGTGTATTCCCCTTATTATCTCTTATGATCAATAAAGTTTGGCAGACcattctaaaaaaaattaggacCCCAATAAATTCCAAACGCTCGGATTTTAAGCATTTCATCCCGAAGAGTTTTTCATGGCAACTTTAGTTGACACGAGGTGGCAACTTTAGTTGTTAAGACATGGCAACTTTGTCCCAATTCGGTATTTTGCCAGAAAATTGACATGTTTGCAAACCTCGTGTGAACTGAAgttgccatgaaaaacgttcgattgccatgcttaaaatccgaacgttCGGGATCATTTTTGAAAAATTAATACCTTCAGCGGGACCTACTTGGTAAGGAGAAAAGGAAACTTCACTGGtataaataaatcctaaaaaggAAAACTTCACTAGTAAAGCAGCAAACCAGTGCAGGGTGGCAACCTGACCCAGCGATCCGTGCACCCAGCGTTTGCCGGAATCAAAAAGGCCTCTCCGTCCATTGACAACGTTATATGAATGGATCAAGGTAATGAAGCCAGTCAAAAGAAGCTACTAGTACTAAATTAAAACGGGGTGCGCGCTCTTAATCGGCAAGGCCCACATGGTCTTTACTCTCACAAAGATACTAGAAGTACTATTACTGATGTACTGTGCCACCATTTGTTGATATGGAGTAGAGCTGGCCTGTCGGTACGCAAAGTATCGTGCTTGTGTGGAATATTTTCCTTTCCTTTACCTTGCGCGGCGGGCGTACCAACCTACCAAAAACCGTATTATAATCCACCAAAACCTCCTAAACGCGGCGCGAAATCCCCATTCCGATCAAAGTTCTTGTACATTAGCACCTGCACACCAACCTTTGGGATGGCAGGGAAAAGAGGTTTAGATCCACAGCACGCATTTGTTTTTCGTTCATAGTGGGATGCCAAAGCAGAGACGCGAAGAAAAGAAAAGCGGCGAGGAAAAGAAGCAAAAGAGAAGCCAACGCAAAGCAGATTCGGGCCGTCGGGGGCGCCACGTACGTATGGAGATTGCTACCAGACCGTTGCTGATCCCCGCCCATGGTGGCGATCGCATATGGTAGTACATCTCCGAAGCCAGCCGCCCGCCCGAAAATGGCGGCGTCTTCTCTCTCCTCGTCTTCACACTCTCTCCCCTCCCGGTCTGTCTTTCTCTCACTCTAGAAAGCGGGACCGAAGCTGCGCTCTGGCTCTGGCTTTGGCttttatcttcttcttcttgtgcGTGCGTGCTCTCCGCTCGCGCCGCCCGCCAAATGCCTCCCGCCATCGCGCTGCTGCTCGCGCAGCTGGTGCTGTGCGGGTGCCTCTCGCCGGCGGTGtctgccgccgccgtcgtcccCAGGCGGGTGCTGCACCAGCCGCTGTTTCCCATTGAGTGGActccgcccccgtcgccgccgcctccgcccgcgCCGGACTTCACCTCCGACCCCAGCCCTCCCGTGGCCACGCCCGACGCCCCTCCCGTGGCGACGCCCGATGCCCCTCCCGGCGACTTCTTCCCTCCCGCACCGCCGGTGTCCAGTGATGGTGGTGGCGGCGGTACGGCTTCGTCCCCCCCGAACACCGTCACCGCCGACGTCTCCACCCCGCCCTCTCCCACCGCTGCCGGCCACGGCCCCAAGAAGGCGACCATAGTGGCGGCCGGggcggccgccgccgccggggTCGCGCTGCTCGGCTTCGCCTGCGCGTTCCTCATCACcggccgcgcccgccgccgctgcGACTCGCAGAAGCTGCTCGGCCCCGACGGCGGGCCGGCGCTCCGCCGCACGGCCCCCTCCGCCGCCGACTTCCTCTACGTCGGCACGGTGGAGCCCACCACGCCCGCGCACCAGCGCGGGCCCACCAGCGCCGATCTCGCCGGCTCCCCGTACCGCAAGCTGCGGAACGAGCGCGCGCGCCGCGCGGTGTGCCGCGACGAGGCCACCGACCACCCGAGCCCGGAGCTCCGGCCGCTCCCGCCGCTGCGGCGCGCCACCACCATGGGCTCCTCCGACGAGGACGCGTACTACACGCCGCGGCAGCGCTCGGGGGGCTCCGGCTCGGGCGCCGGCGGCGGGGCCGGCAGCGGCGTGTACGGCGAGACGTGGAGCGAGGCGAGCGCGTCCAGCCCGCCCACCACCACCACGGCTTCCCGCCGCAGCCTCCCCAGCATGACCAGCGACTTCTTTCCCCcggtcgccgccatcgccgcgcTCCCGCCGCCCCCACGGTCCCGCCGCACGCGCACGCCCCCGCGCACGCGCTTCTCCACTGGCTCCACCCCCGACGTCAAGCAGGCAATCTCGCCATCCCCGCGGCCGGTGCAACCCTCCAACCCACCTCCAcgtccaccaccaccacctcctcctcctcctccaccaccaccgaCAGCGCCGCCCAAGTCCAACGCAGCTCCAAGGCcccctcctccaccaccaccgccaccgaTGGCGTCAACTAACAGCCTCCCCCCAAAGACGGGGGAGCCGACATCCAGGCGCCGGTTGCTGAAGCCGCTGCCGCCGGAAGGGCCCCGCATTGCCATGCCGATGCCGATcacggcggcggcagcggcggagaACAACGGGAGCACGTCGATGCGGGCGGAGGACGACGCGGCCGGCGGCCTGCCGAAGCTGAAGCCGCTGCACTGGGACAAGGTGCGGG encodes:
- the LOC125552572 gene encoding formin-like protein 8 codes for the protein MPPAIALLLAQLVLCGCLSPAVSAAAVVPRRVLHQPLFPIEWTPPPSPPPPPAPDFTSDPSPPVATPDAPPVATPDAPPGDFFPPAPPVSSDGGGGGTASSPPNTVTADVSTPPSPTAAGHGPKKATIVAAGAAAAAGVALLGFACAFLITGRARRRCDSQKLLGPDGGPALRRTAPSAADFLYVGTVEPTTPAHQRGPTSADLAGSPYRKLRNERARRAVCRDEATDHPSPELRPLPPLRRATTMGSSDEDAYYTPRQRSGGSGSGAGGGAGSGVYGETWSEASASSPPTTTTASRRSLPSMTSDFFPPVAAIAALPPPPRSRRTRTPPRTRFSTGSTPDVKQAISPSPRPVQPSNPPPRPPPPPPPPPPPPPTAPPKSNAAPRPPPPPPPPPMASTNSLPPKTGEPTSRRRLLKPLPPEGPRIAMPMPITAAAAAENNGSTSMRAEDDAAGGLPKLKPLHWDKVRATSDRAMVWDQLKSSSFQLDEDMIEALFMNNSMPAAPPRDTGRKPAAPAFRQEERVLDPKKAQNIAILLRALNVTREEVSDALLDGNAECLGSELLETLVKMAPTKEEEVKLRDYSGDLSKLGTAERFLKTVLDIPFAFKRVDAMLYRANFETEINYLRKSFETLEAACEDLRGSRLFLKLLEAVLRTGNRMNVGTNRGEAKAFKLDTLLKLADVKGADGKTTLLHFVVQEMIRSEDAKSEKQNTTATSSKDKGLKVVCGLSSELGNVKKAASMDFDVLHGYVSKLETGLEKIKSVLQLERQCTQGQRFFIAMQGFLKEADKEIEIVRGEEKRALGRVKDITDYFHGDAAKEEAHPLRIFMVVRDFLSMLDHVCREVGRMQQDRTVVGSARSFRVSTTAPLPVLSLYGQRRQNNSDDDDDSMSS